A stretch of Thermomicrobiales bacterium DNA encodes these proteins:
- a CDS encoding phosphatase PAP2 family protein — MTASTHPRARFAIACVLLAAAITLSLIVVGPGTLAIDLRISHAVQAFAFPADRWVELFGYWVGSSAIAVPFVLLIALWQFRRGERWVAAVLVGSAALRPFNVLAKILIDSSRPTAEQVEVLRQSSGNGFPSGHVYGTVLIAGALFVVAPMLSTSRFGRIIIRVSAGVALVATAYSRVVSGAHWPTDVLGGQLWGTITLLLVLATADRWFQRLTLQTTERQ; from the coding sequence GTGACTGCCAGCACCCACCCCCGAGCCCGGTTCGCGATCGCCTGCGTCCTGCTCGCCGCAGCCATCACGCTGTCGCTGATCGTCGTCGGCCCCGGCACGCTTGCCATTGACCTGCGCATTTCGCACGCCGTCCAGGCATTCGCCTTCCCAGCCGACCGCTGGGTGGAGTTGTTCGGCTACTGGGTCGGTTCGTCAGCGATTGCGGTGCCGTTTGTACTGCTGATCGCCCTGTGGCAGTTTCGGCGGGGCGAGCGTTGGGTTGCGGCAGTGCTGGTTGGCTCCGCCGCACTGCGACCGTTCAACGTCCTGGCGAAGATCCTGATCGACAGCTCGCGACCAACAGCCGAACAGGTCGAGGTGCTCCGGCAGAGTTCTGGTAACGGCTTTCCGAGCGGCCACGTTTACGGCACGGTTCTGATCGCCGGAGCGCTGTTCGTCGTCGCGCCGATGCTCTCAACATCGAGGTTCGGCAGGATCATCATCCGGGTATCTGCGGGTGTCGCGCTGGTCGCGACCGCCTACAGCCGGGTCGTGTCCGGTGCGCACTGGCCCACGGATGTACTCGGCGGTCAGCTCTGGGGCACGATCACGCTGCTGTTGGTGCTTGCCACTGCTGACCGCTGGTTCCAGCGACTGACGCTTCAGACGACTGAACGGCAGTGA
- a CDS encoding M20/M25/M40 family metallo-hydrolase: protein MVTLDDMLKMVEDARDEVIELTQKLVQIPSVNTGVNAEAPWPPTGKPAPGEPYPEPIVPFDGSGTTRTGDELPAAELLRDKLQADGIDSTIYIPGENRGNIVASLGTPGARPKLLMLSHIDVVPVEDVSQWTHDPFGGEIVDGRLWGRGASDMKQIVAAETMALILFKRAGVKLKGELTLAVCSDEESGGAYGFGWMAQHYPEVLRADYSVNEGGGAPIKVGDRLIYPINVGEKGRMEVRIHIVGRGFHASQPWKADNAIYKAEEVIRRIRGYEPEVSVDNAAFTDLKTLAGIDEAVSVDNLEEVLAQVNEVNPSLASYLRAASRMTFVATMINAGVKSNSVAENCTITCDVRSLPHQSPAYVQAQIENLMSGLDGVRVEVINTAVSNASTYDSELADYIMAATKKAIGRDDVEFVPGLTVGFTDSRFVRPLGNVAYGFMPGHPDSDPSKSGAHNINESVDLNSIMSITRYLVALAWDTVVDHD, encoded by the coding sequence CGAGCGTAAATACGGGAGTCAACGCCGAAGCACCATGGCCGCCGACCGGCAAGCCGGCACCCGGCGAGCCGTATCCCGAGCCGATCGTGCCATTTGATGGCAGCGGCACGACCCGCACGGGCGACGAGCTGCCGGCCGCCGAGCTGCTGCGCGACAAGCTGCAAGCCGACGGCATTGACTCCACGATCTACATCCCGGGCGAGAATCGTGGAAACATCGTCGCCAGCCTCGGCACACCGGGCGCTCGCCCGAAGTTGCTGATGCTGTCGCACATCGACGTCGTGCCGGTCGAGGACGTATCGCAGTGGACGCATGACCCGTTCGGCGGCGAGATCGTCGATGGCCGCCTCTGGGGTCGTGGCGCGTCGGACATGAAGCAGATCGTCGCAGCCGAAACGATGGCGCTCATCCTGTTTAAGCGTGCGGGCGTCAAGCTCAAGGGCGAACTCACCCTGGCGGTCTGCTCGGACGAAGAGTCCGGCGGGGCGTACGGGTTTGGCTGGATGGCGCAGCACTACCCCGAGGTGCTGCGCGCGGACTATTCGGTGAACGAGGGTGGCGGCGCACCGATCAAGGTCGGCGACCGCCTGATCTACCCGATTAACGTCGGCGAGAAGGGGCGCATGGAAGTGCGCATCCACATCGTCGGGCGTGGCTTCCACGCCTCGCAGCCGTGGAAGGCTGACAACGCCATCTATAAGGCCGAGGAAGTTATCCGCCGCATTCGAGGCTACGAGCCGGAAGTCTCGGTCGACAACGCCGCATTCACCGACCTGAAGACGCTGGCCGGTATCGACGAGGCGGTGTCAGTCGACAATCTGGAAGAGGTGTTGGCTCAGGTCAACGAAGTGAACCCGAGCCTGGCGTCGTACCTGCGTGCCGCCAGCCGCATGACCTTCGTCGCGACGATGATCAACGCCGGCGTGAAGTCCAACTCGGTCGCCGAGAACTGCACGATCACCTGCGATGTCCGCTCGCTGCCGCATCAGTCCCCGGCCTACGTGCAGGCGCAGATCGAGAACCTGATGTCCGGCCTCGATGGCGTTCGCGTCGAGGTGATCAACACAGCGGTGTCAAATGCGTCGACCTACGATTCCGAGCTGGCAGACTACATCATGGCCGCCACGAAGAAGGCGATCGGACGCGACGACGTCGAGTTCGTGCCGGGGCTGACCGTCGGCTTCACCGATTCACGATTCGTGCGCCCGCTCGGCAACGTCGCCTACGGCTTCATGCCGGGCCACCCGGATTCCGACCCGAGCAAGTCCGGCGCGCACAACATCAACGAGTCGGTCGATCTCAACTCCATCATGTCGATCACGCGCTACCTGGTTGCGCTCGCCTGGGACACGGTCGTCGACCACGACTAA